A genomic region of Colletotrichum destructivum chromosome 1, complete sequence contains the following coding sequences:
- a CDS encoding Putative auxiliary Activity family 9, whose amino-acid sequence MKSTIASLLGSAALVAAHGFVDNGLIGGENYTFYQPYQDPYSSPAPERISRPIQGNGPVEDVTSIDIQCGGYTAGGIEGSTPAKLVAKAAAGEEVTLNWTLWPESHVGPTITYMAKCPSDDCTSWQPGTEAVWFKVQEEGREGTSNTWGATPLMKAGNSGVKYTIPECIAPGQYLVRHEIIALHAAYAYPGAQFYPGCHQLEVTGSGSTSPSDLVAFPGAYKPADAGITYDPYKASEYTIPGPALFSCSGSGSGSGSAPAPSAAPSAAPASTAAPAATSAPATSVASAATPSQTAAAEDDEEEDCPAEAPSATVSAAATVPTLSAEEDDEYDCPAESEAPAATTTAAPVATPTQAADEEEDDCPAESEAPVATPVPTQTAEDEEDDCPAESEAPVATPTPTQAADEEEDDCPAETPSATAVAKRMALHERRLA is encoded by the coding sequence ATGAAGTCCACTATCGCCTCCCTTCTTGGATCCGCAGCCCTGGTGGCTGCTCACGGTTTCGTCGACAATGGTCTGATCGGCGGTGAGAACTACACCTTCTACCAGCCCTACCAAGACCCGTACTCCAGCCCTGCCCCCGAGCGCATCTCCCGTCCCATCCAGGGCAACGGCCCCGTTGAGGACGTCaccagcatcgacatccaGTGCGGTGGCTacaccgccggcggcatcgagggcTCCACGCCCGCCAAgctcgtcgccaaggccgccgccggcgaggaggtcaCCCTCAACTGGACCCTCTGGCCCGAGTCCCACGTCGGCCCGACCATCACCTACATGGCCAAGTGCCCCAGCGACGACTGCACCTCGTGGCAGCCGGGCACCGAGGCCGTCTGGTTCAAGGTTCAGGAGGAGGGCCGTGAGGGCACCTCCAACACCTGGGGTGCCACCCCCCTCATGAAGGCCGGCAACTCGGGTGTCAAGTACACCATCCCCGAGTGCATTGCCCCCGGCCAGTACCTCGTCCGCCACGAGATCATTGCCCTCCACGCCGCCTACGCCTACCCCGGCGCCCAGTTCTACCCCGGCTGCCATCAGCTCGAGGTTACCGGCTCCGGCAGCACCAGCCCCTCCGACCTGGTTGCCTTCCCCGGTGCCTACaagcccgccgacgccggcatcaccTACGACCCCTACAAGGCCTCCGAGTACACCATCCCCGGCcccgccctcttctcctgctccggctccggctccggctccggctccgccCCCGCGCCCTCTGCTGCTCCCTCTGCTGCCCCtgcctccaccgccgcccctgCTGCCACCTCTGCTCCCGCCACCTCCGTCGCCTCTGCCGCTACCCCCAGCCAGACTGCTGCCgctgaggacgatgaggaggaggactgCCCTGCCGAAGCTCCCTCCGCCACCGtctctgccgccgccaccgtcccTACTCTgagcgccgaggaggacgatgagtACGACTGCCCCGCCGAGTCTGAggcccccgccgccaccaccaccgctgCCCCCGTTGCTACCCCTacccaggccgccgacgaggaggaggacgactgCCCTGCTGAGTCCGAGGCCCCCGTCGCCACTCCCGTCCCTACCCAGaccgccgaggatgaggaggatgactGCCCTGCCGAGTCCGAGGCTCCCGTCGCCACCCCTACCCCCACCCAGGCcgctgacgaggaggaggatgactGCCCCGCCGAGACCCCCTCTGCCACCGCCGTTGCCAAGCGCATGGCCCTCCACGAGCGCCGCCTCGCATAA
- a CDS encoding Putative histidine phosphatase superfamily — MYYSTVALTSLLAGTAVAETIHGVLVFSRHGDRTTKHYGAQSLTSLGAQQCFEVGSDYRSRYLESDSPHRILDISEDKYVPSQVYASAPDQAILLNTATSFLQGLYPPLVDLNAEVATSTLNNGSTSTSPLNGYQYVLLRGKNSNSPDTIWIKGDDGCPANAAAYEAFEASDEFRTRVAETKDFYAGFYDVLESVYDYRPENMTYENAYDIFDLVNVAHIHNSTSLARNVTDEELFRLRVLADSAEFGYNFNASQPDRSIHARTLTAGILAQLNQTVASEGKLKFSLLSGSYDTFLAFFGLADLIAVSDDFYGLPDYASTMAFELVSDDAATFPADVDADLRVRFLFRNSTYGKLTAFPLFGTGEETLSWPRFVGEMQERAISTVEEWCNACSSLVSFCAAYQDETASSSSSSGRGGMSNAVAGVIGAAVTLGVVAIAGGIAFLFIKKRRSAPVVHVPVVSADKSSLRSGSNV, encoded by the exons ATGTACTACAGTACTGTAGCTCTCACAAGTTTGCTGGCTGGCACTGCGGTTGCCGAGACTATCCACGGAGTCCTCGTCTTCAGCCGGCATGGAGACA GGACGACCAAGCATTATGGAGCCCAGTCTCTGACCAGTCTTGGAGCGCAGCAATGCTTCGAGGTAGGAAGCGACTATCGAAGCCGCTATCTCGAGTCCGACTCGCCTCACCGTATCCTCGACATTTCCGAAGACAAGTACGTCCCATCTCAGGTCTATGCTAGTGCTCCGGACCAAGCCATCCTCTTGAACACGGCCACATCGTTCCTCCAAGGCCTCTACCCTCCCTTGGTGGACCTCAACGCCGAGGTAGCGACGTCGACTCTCAACAACGGCAGCACAAGCACCAGCCCCCTCAACGGCTACCAGTACGTGCTCCTGCGTGGCAAGAACTCCAACTCCCCAGACACCATCTGGAtcaagggcgacgacggatgCCCGGCCAACGCCGCAGCCTACGAGGCCTTCGAGGCCAGCGACGAGTTCCGGACCCGCGTCGCGGAAACCAAGGACTTTTACGCCGGCTTCTACGACGTGCTCGAAAGCGTTTACGACTACCGGCCCGAGAACATGACCTACGAGAACGCCTACGACatcttcgacctcgtcaacgtGGCGCACATCCACAACAGCACCTCCCTGGCCCGCAACGtcacggacgaggagctctTCCGTCTCCGGGTACTGGCCGACAGCGCCGAGTTCGGATACAACTTCAACGCCTCCCAGCCCGACCGGTCGATCCACGCCAGGACCCTcaccgccggcatcctcgccCAGCTAAACCAGACCGTTGCGTCCGAGGGCAAGCTCAAATTCTCCCTCCTGTCGGGCAGCTACGACACGTTCCTCGCGTTTTTCGGCCTCGcggacctcatcgccgtctcggACGACTTCTACGGACTGCCCGACTACGCCTCCACCATGGCGTTCGAGCTCGtcagcgacgacgccgcgaccttccccgccgacgtcgacgccgacctccGCGTCCGGTTTCTCTTCCGGAACAGCACGTATGGCAAGCTGACGGCATTCCCCCTTTTCGGCACGGGAGAGGAGACGCTCTCGTGGCCCCGTTTCGTCGGCGAGATGCAGGAGCGCGCCATCAGCACCGTCGAGGAGTGGTGCAATGCCTGCTCCAGCCTCGTGTCCTTCTGTGCCGCGTACCAAGACGAGACAGCCAGCTCAAGCTCCAGCAGCGGTAGAGGAGGCATGTCGAACGCGGTGGCTGGTGTCATTGGTGCCGCCGTCACGCTCGGTGTTGTCGCGATCGCTGGCGGAATTGCCTTCCTGTTCATCAAGAAGCGTCGCTCGGCGCCTGTCGTTCATGTCCCTGTCGTTTCGGCCGACAAGTCTAGCCTGCGCAGCGGAAGCAATGTCTGA
- a CDS encoding Putative F-box domain, WD40/YVTN repeat-like-containing domain superfamily, which translates to MDLASTSTVPEPRSSNLNQDPSLDRNLTPSSPSHCQDDQASSTSTFSDYFKTTPTFTASATPSTTATSYSTTAYVDDDVTTANHPSRDSCDRRRPNDGDASKFPANMPTQLVGQTVTPFLREHIPGIYAPIGKPDIQNENSNIYNNNSSTNNSGHLSQTRDANSKFCYRHRPDAKCRRAADESKMVLIQSELDKLPSADQQAITHVWSLFSAAPAKHRDLMLQGIITQCCFPQLSTVSREVHEQLKIDFMAALPTEISYKVLGYLDTVSLCKAAQVSRRWRDLADDDVVWHRMCEQHIDRKCTKCGFGLPLLERKRLRDWNKQKELAEARSLQQAAPVEAVEQVDEVVTASSPNANKKRELVVLDDGRKRACLSDVGEPMAPKTGAEKERERLIRPWKSVYRDRFKVGFNWKYGRCHIKTFKGHDNGVTCLQFDDEILATGSYDAKIKIWNIVTGEEIRTLSGHTMGIRTLKFVGNKLFSGSLDHTVKVWNWQTGDCISTLRCHTEGVITVDFDGKFLASGSIDKSIKIFNFDSKETFCLRGHEDWVNHVRLDPGSQTLFSASDDCTVRLWDLRNKTCIKTFEGHMGQVQQILLMPEDFEPDEEAFAGDDNVSVNSGRSTTPTASANVASILGSSFGGSDSATAEDDRTSFGCSFSSDPTRQLPPRYMLTAGLDNTVKVWNIHTGKCLRTMFGHVEGIWGLVGDTLRIVTGANDSMVKVWEPKSGKCERTFTGHSGPVTCVGLSDSRMASGSEDGEVRLYSFEADGPLLEECGTPA; encoded by the exons ATGGATCTCGCAAGCACGTCAACCGTCCCGGAGCCCCGGAGCTCGAACCTAAACCAAGACCCGTCTTTGGACAGGAACCTGACCCCGTCGTCACCCAGTCACTGTCAGGACGACCAGGCTTCCTCGACTTCTACCTTTTCCGATTACTTCAAAACCACACCGACCTTCACCGCTTCCGCCACCCCCTCGACCACAGCTACCTCCTACTCTACTACCGCCtatgtcgacgacgatgtgACGACCGCGAACCATCCATCGAGAGATAGTTGCGATAGACGGAGACCCAACGACGGAGACGCCTCCAAGTTCCCCGCGAACATGCCGACCCAACTAGTCGGCCAGACCGTCACCCCCTTCCTCCGAGAACATATCCCCGGCATCTATGCACCCATCGGTAAACCCGACATCCAAAACGAGAACAGCAACATCTACAACAACAATAGCAGCACCAACAACAGCGGCCACCTCAGCCAGACTCGCGACGCCAACAGCAAGTTCTGCTACCGTCACCGTCCCGACGCAAAGTGTcgtcgcgccgccgacgagtcCAAGATGGTCTTGATCCAGAGC GAACTCGACAAGCTCCCCTCCGCCGACCAGCAAGCCATCACCCACGTCTGGTCCCTgttctccgccgcccccgccaaGCACCGCGATCTGATGCTCCAGGGCATCATCACACAATGCTGCTTCCCCCAACTATCCACCGTCTCTCGCGAAGTCCACGAGCAGCTCAAGATTGACTTCATGGCCGCCCTCCCGACTGAGATCTCATACAAGGTGCTGGGCTATCTCGACACCGTCTCCCTATGCAAGGCTGCCCAGGTCAGCAGGAGATGGCGtgacctcgccgacgacgacgttgtaTGGCACCGCATGTGCGAGCAACACATCGACCGCAAGTGTACCAAGTGTGGATTCGGTCTTCCCCTCCTCGAGCGAAAACGGCTGCGAGATTGGAACAAGCAGAAGGAGCTTGCCGAAGCTAGGAGCCTCCAGCAGGcggcgcccgtcgaggcggtggagcaggtcgacgaggttgtgacggcgtcttcgcccaacgccaacaagaagagggagcttgtcgtgctcgacgacggaAGGAAACGAGCCTGCCTGAGCGATGTCGGCGAGCCGATGGCCCCCAAAACGGGAGCCGAAAAGGAGCGGGAGCGCTTGATCAGACCGTGGAAGAGCGTCTATCGCGACCGGTTCAAGGTCGGCTTCAACTGGAAATACGGTCGATGCCACATCAAGACCTTCAAGGGCCACGACAACGGCGTGACCTGCCTGCAGTTTGACGACGAGATCCTCGCCACAGGGTCCTACGATGCCAAGATCAAGATCTGGAATATTGTAACAGGCGAGGAGATCCGCACTCTGAGCGGCCACACGATGGGCATCCGCACCCTTAAGTTTGTCGGCAACAAGCTCTTTAGCGGCAGCTTGGACCACACAGTAAAGGTCTGGAACTGGCAGACGGGCGACTGCATCAGCACTCTCCGCTGCCACACAGAAGGTGTCATCACGGTTGATTTTGACGGAAAGTTCCTGGCTTCGGGCTCCATCGACAAGTCAATCAAGATCTTCAACTTTGACAGCAAGGAAACCTTCTGTCTCCGCGGCCACGAGGACTGGGTCAACCACGTACGGCTTGACCCTGGCTCGCAGACGCTCTTCTCGGCATCGGACGATTGCACCGTCCGCCTCTGGGACCTACGAAACAAGACATGCATCAAGACGTTCGAGGGCCACATGGGCCAGGTGCAGCAGATTCTGTTGATGCCGGAGGACTTTGagccggacgaggaggctttcgcgggcgacgacaacgtctCGGTCAACAGCGGCCGCAGCACCACCCCGACTGCCTCGGCCAATGTGGCGTCCATTCTCGGCTCCTCTttcggcggcagcgactcggccacggcggAGGACGACCGGACGTCGTTCGGCTGTTCCTTTTCTTCGGACCCCACCCGGCAGCTGCCGCCACGCTACATGCTCACCGCCGGCCTTGACAACACGGTCAAGGTGTGGAACATCCACACCGGCAAGTGTCTCCGCACTATGTTTGGCCACGTCGAGGGCATCTGGGGCCTCGTGGGCGACACTTTGCGTATTGTCACGGGCGCCAACGACTCCATGGTCAAGGTATGGGAACCCAAGAGCGGCAAGTGCGAACGCACCTTTACCGGCCACTCTGGTCCCGTCACCTGTGTTGGCCTCAGCGACAGCCGCATGGCCAGCGGTAGTGAAGACGGCGAAGTGCGCCTCTACAGTTTCGAGGCAGATGGCCCCCTCCTCGAAGAGTGCGGCACTCCGGCGTAA
- a CDS encoding Putative mitochondrial carrier protein, giving the protein MASKVKQDGKTPTSAATNLIAGGGAGMMEALACHPLDTIKVRMQLSRRARQPGAPKRGFIRTGVEIVKKETPLGLYKGLGAVLTGIVPKMAIRFTSFEGYKQALADKQTGVVSGQATFMAGLAAGVTEAVAVVTPMEVIKIRLQAQHHSMADPLDIPKYRNAAHALYTVVKEEGFGALYRGVSLTALRQGSNQAVNFTAYSYFKEALKNYQPEFERTTLPGWQTTLIGLVSGAMGPLSNAPIDTIKTRLQKTPAEYGTSAWSRIAKISSDMFKQEGFHAFYKGITPRIMRVAPGQAVTFTVYEFLKEKLEKSNLAFTGGNFEE; this is encoded by the exons ATGGCGTCCAAGGTGAAGCAAGATGGCAagacgccgacctcggcggccaccAACCTCATTG ccggaggaggcgccgGTATGATGGAGGCGTTGGCATGTCATCCCCTTG ACACGATCAAGGTTCGAATGCAGCTGTCGCGGCGCGCGAGGCAGCCCGGCGCACCCAAGCGCGGCTTCATCCGCACGGGCGTCGAGATCGTCAAGAAGGAGACGCCGCTGGGCCTGTACAAGggactcggcgccgtgctgaCGGGCATCGTGCCCAAGATGGCCATCCGGTTCACGAGCTTCGAGGGGTACAAGCAGGCGTTGGCGGACAAGCAGACGGGCGTCGTCAGCGGACAGGCGACGTTTATGG CCGGTCTCGCGGCGGGTGTCACGgaagccgtcgccgtcgtgacGCCGATGGAGGTCATCAAGATCCGGCTCCAGGCGCAGCACCACAGCATGGCCGACCCCCTCGACATCCCCAAGTACCGCAACGCGGCGCACGCGCTCTACACGGTCGTCAAGGAGGAAGGGTTCGGGGCGCTGTACCGCGGCGTGTCGCTGACGGCGCTGCGGCAGGGCAGCAACCAGGCCGTCAACTTCACGGCCTACTCGTACTTCAAGGAGGCGCTCAAGAACTACCAGCCCGAGTTCGAGCGCACGACGCTGCCGGGCTGGCAGACGACGCTGATCGGGCTCGTCAGCGGCGCCATGGGGCCCCTGAGCAACGCGCCCATCGACACCATCAAGACGAGGCTGCAGAAGACGCCGGCCGAGTACGGCACGAGCGCGTGGAGTCGCATCGCCAAGATCTCGAGCGACATGTTCAA ACAAGAAGGCTTCCACGCCTTCTACAAGGGCATCACGCCGCGCATCATGCGTGTCGCGCCCGGCCAGGCCGTGACGTTTACCGTCTACGAGTTtctcaaggagaagctggagaagAGCAACCTGGCGTTTACCGGGGGCAACTTTGAGGAGTAG
- a CDS encoding Putative actin-depolymerizing factor domain, twinfilin, ADF-H/Gelsolin-like domain superfamily, giving the protein MQSGISASQELVSQFNTLLSSDDHFGLLVTIDSENLQPVQFLSKASPSASFDDNLASLQPHLKPNEALYALLRRYDTAPHLIAVTYVPDSAKVRQKMLFASTRLTLVRKLGSEHFRESIFVTTPEELSAKGFAKHDAHTELEAPLTEEERSLGAVKQAEQEASTGTGTREIHLSKTLAMPISEEALAALKELSSNSAEVLVMLNINPEKESVELVPSSERPASISELTQTISATEPRFTFYRFTHTHDGVESSPLIFIYTCPVTPGNKSIKNRMLYPLMKRAVLTVASTEAGLTLDKKFEVEEPHEVTEESVLSELHPKVTTRQGFSRPKRPGR; this is encoded by the exons ATGCAGTCTGGCATCTCAG CCTCCCAGGAGCTCGTCTCCCAGTTCAATACCCTCCTGTCCTCGGACGACCACTTCGGCCTCCTGGTCACGATCGACTCCGAGAATCTCCAACCCGTCCAGTTCCTGTCCAaggcctcgccctcggcctccttcgacgacaacctcgcCTCCCTCCAACCTCACCTCAAGCCCAATGAAGCACTCTATGCCCTCCTTCGCCGCTACGACACGGCCCCGCACCTGATCGCCGTCACCTACGTTCCCGACTCGGCCAAGGTCCGCCAGAAGATGCTCTTCGCCTCCACCCGCCTGACCCTCGTCCGCAAGCTCGGCTCTGAGCATTTCCGCGAGTCCATCTTCGTCACCACCCCCGAAGAGCTCTCGGCCAAAGGCTTCGCCAAGCACGATGCCCACACCGAGCTTGAGGCTCCCCTGACCGAAGAGGAGCgcagcctcggcgccgtgaagcaggccgagcaggaggcgAGCACCGGCACCGGAACCAGGGAAATCCACCTGAGCAAGACCTTGGCCATGCCTATTTCCGAGGAGGCTCTGGCAGCCTTGAAGGAGCTTTCGTCAAACAGCGCCGAGGTACTGGTCATGTTG AACATCAACCCCGAAAAGGAATCCGTGGAGCTTGTCCCCTCGAGCGAGCGTCCTGCCTCCATCTCCGAACTCACCCAGACCATCTCTGCCACCGAGCCGCGCTTCACCTTTTACCGCTTCACCCACACCCACGATGGTGTCGAGTCGAGCCCCCTGATCTTCATCTACACCTGCCCTGTGACTCCCGGCAACAAGTCCATCAAGAACCGCATGCTGTACCCGCTCATGAAGCGCGCCGTCCTCACAGTCGCATCCACCGAAGCCGGCCTGACCCTCGATAAGAAGTTCGAGGTTGAGGAGCCCCACGAGGTTACCGAGGAGTCGGTTCTCTCGGAGCTGCACCCCAAGGTGACGACCAGACAAGGATTTAGCAGACCTAAGCGACCCGGTCGGTAG
- a CDS encoding uncharacterized protein (Putative transcription factor domain, fungi, Zinc finger C2H2-type, Zinc finger C2H2 superfamily) has protein sequence MLSHNGNGTSTHPQPQLQPQDQQQPILRPHSTPVKRRRRTGNGPDARSCPHCGRTFKRTEHLERHVRTHTKEKPFICRCGAAFARRDLLTRHQRIASHEDGSESPEGPSEPDSGEIHGPVEADLAAAASLSGMSVNHWAQPPPPAAQADLYPMAVPRNGALVDASSYQQTLLADQFYENVSGNQDAVGFDAHFREFANFLDGVGLPAEWSPYFHGPDRDNEVADSVIKESREGTATPGARNSRTRPGTPFSSWLPSAPTGNRITEALPDTNPRSVDTESQPYRVSDEQRFRLNASIETFRDVLDPDFKFPSRHALTRYMTSFFEGFHSHMPFIHTPTWRISEHSVELILGLAAVGAQYCFEHRMSERLFHAGKAILLERLVHESDKFGPRTGSSLNLHSLSPQHRGSRDARERDWGSWEPIETVRALIALMGYATWEPKMSLVQEAFALQALLAQVLRELGLHEVDGPGVAAEQTTPQAAWHVWIRQESVRRAKLIAFSFMHTHSIAYNVYPVLRSNEVGLRLPCSTGEWKSQTACQWQSARRESGKQQLFFQDALSLLLRNTDGTAPVDPIPTPLGNYILLHGLLQRIYIVRDLSLPVMDHSASLPSEEVDKLERGLRSWTAGWQQAPESSLDPNNENGPIPFTSSSLLGLAYVRIYLHLGPYRLLETRDPIRIAKAISRSPAVERSSGVITALLYTAHMLSIPVRLGVDRVARSQAFFWSVRHSLSGLECAVLLSKWLSSLTASTASTPLSDSEDRILHWVRCIVEEAYDVVDFEDDEPEVSADRDAASLSLAVLKIWAHFFKSNTQWPFINIIGKSLEKYRELLMHSRLQQVS, from the exons ATGCTGTCCcacaacggcaacggcacgaGCACGCATCCACAGCCGCAGCTGCAACCGCaggaccagcagcagcccatCCTGCGACCGCATTCGACTCCAGTcaagcggaggaggcgaacCGGTAACGGCCCCGATGCTCGTTCATGCCCTCACTGCGGGCGAACCTTCAAGCGCACCGAACACTTGGAGCGCCATGTGCGAACGC ACACCAAGGAGAAGCCGTTCATCTGTCGGTGTGGAGCTGCCTTTGCCCGTCGAGACCTGTTGACTCGCCATCAGCGGATTGCGTCCCATGAGGATGGATCTGAATCGCCCGAGGGCCCCTCGGAGCCGGACTCCGGAGAGATACACGGCCCGGTTGAGGctgacctcgccgccgccgcatctCTGTCGGGGATGAGCGTGAACCATTGGGCACAACCGCCACCACCTGCAGCGCAGGCAGATCTGTATCCCATGGCGGTCCCCAGGAACGGCGCTCTCGTGGATGCCTCTTCTTATCAGCAGACTCTCCTCGCAGACCAGTTCTATGAAAACG TGTCAGGCAACCAAGATGCTGTGGGGTTCGACGCTCATTTCAGAGAGTTTGCCAACTTCCTCGACGGTGTCGGCCTGCCGGCCGAATGGAGTCCCTACTTCCATGGCCCCGACCGGGACAATGAGGTCGCGGACTCGGTAATCAAAGAGTCGAGAGAAGGCACAGCTACGCCTGGTGCTCGGAATAGTAGGACCCGTCCGGGGACTCCGTTCAGCTCGTGGCTACCGTCAGCCCCGACAGGGAATCGTATCACAGAGGCTCTACCAGATACAA ATCCGCGTTCTGTCGATACCGAGTCGCAGCCGTACCGCGTTTCGGACGAGCAGCGGTTCCGACTCAATGCCTCCATCGAGACGTTCCGAGATGTCCTCGACCCGGACTTCAAGTTCCCTTCCCGCCATGCCCTCACCCGCTACATGACGTCCTTCTTCGAAGGATTCCACTCGCATATGCCTTTCATCCACACCCCGACGTGGCGGATTTCCGAGCACTCGGTCGAGCTCAtactcggcctcgccgcggtGGGTGCCCAGTACTGTTTTGAGCACCGCATGTCCGAGAGGCTATTCCACGCCGGCAAGGCCATCTTGCTGGAAAGACTCGTGCATGAGTCCGACAAGTTCGGGCCAAGAACCGGCTCCTCCCTGAATCTGCACAGCCTGTCGCCCCAACACCGCGGATCAAGAGACGCCCGAGAACGAGACTGGGGTTCCTGGGAGCCCATAGAGACAGTGCGTGCCCTCATTGCCCTCATGGGCTACGCCACCTGGGAGCCCAAGATGTCACTGGTGCAAGAGGCGTTCGCCCTTCAAGCGCTGCTGGCGCAAGTCCTCCGCGAACTTGGTCTCCACGAAGTGGACGGACCGGGTGTCGCCGCGGAGCAGACCACGCCGCAAGCTGCGTGGCACGTCTGGATACGGCAAGAGTCCGTACGGCGGGCGAAGCTCATTgccttctccttcatgcACACCCACAGCATCGCATACAACGTGTATCCCGTCCTGCGCAGCAACGAGGTCGGCCTGCGGCTGCCGTGTTCGACGGGCGAGTGGAAGTCCCAGACCGCGTGTCAGTGGCAAAGCGCCCGCCGCGAGAGCGGGAAACAGCAGCTCTTCTTTCAGGACGCCCTGTCGCTGCTCTTGAGGAACACGGACGGCACGGCGCCCGTCGATCCGATCCCGACGCCCCTGGGAAACTACATTCTCCTGCACGGACTGCTGCAAAGAATCTACATCGTCCGGGATCTCTCGCTGCCGGTGATGGACCATTCGGCGTCGTTGCCGAGCGAGGAGGTGGACAAGCTCGA ACGCGGATTGCGGTCATGGACCGCCGGGTGGCAACAGGCCCCTGAATCGAGCCTCGATCCAAACAACGAGAACGGGCCAATCCCTTTCACGTCAAGCTCTTTGCTCGGCCTGGCATACGTCCGCATCTACCTCCACCTTGGTCCGTACCGGCTGCTCGAGACGCGAGACCCCATACGCATCGCCAAAGCCATCAGCCGGTCTCCTGCGGTGGAGCGCAGCAGCGGCGTCATCACCGCGCTTCTCTACACGGCTCACATGCTCAGCATTCCCGTCCGTCTGGGTGTTGACCGTGTTGCCCGCAGTCAGGCCTTCTTCTGGAGCGTCCGACACTCACTCTCAGGCCTCGAGTGCGCCGTGTTGCTAAGCAAATGGCTCTCGTCGCTGACCGCATCCACAGCCTCCACGCCACTTAGTG ATAGCGAGGACAGAATTCTGCATTGGGTTCGGTGCATCGTGGAAGAGGCgtacgacgtcgtcgactttgaggacgacgagcccgaaGTATCGGCGGACCGGGATGCGGCCTCGCTGAGTCTGGCGGTGCTGAAGATCTGGGCGCATTTCTTCAAGAGCAACACGCAGTGGCCGTTTATCAACATCATCGGCAAGAGCTTGGAAAAGTACCGAGAGCTGCTTATGCACAGCAGATTGCAGCAAGTTTCGTGA
- a CDS encoding Putative short-chain dehydrogenase/reductase SDR, NAD(P)-binding domain superfamily, with protein MYKFPGVAFITGAGGTGIGAAVARGFARSGCSRIAITDLNKKSLAETRDAILQIEPQTQVLSQEGDISDEGFVNSFVRDIANSFGRIDYSVSCAGILGESLRSHETSTAAFDLITRVNYKGSWLVSRAVLSHMLKQKPHEDHPGQRGAIVNIASQLGVVARPAAAPYCASKAAIINMTRSDAIDYSQDGIRVNCVCPGVIATPMTTASEELVQRLRPAIDIAPMKRMGTPEEVANAVLFLCSSQASFVQGHALVVDGGYTIN; from the exons ATGTACAAGTTTCCAGGGGTTGCCTTCATCACCGGTGCTGGAGGAACCG GCATTGGCGCTGCCGTTGCCAGAGGCTTCGCGCGATCAGGATGCTCGAGAATCGCCATCACCGACCTGAACAAAAAGTCGCTGGCAGAGACGCGGGACGCGATCCTCCAGATCGAGCCCCAAACCCAGGTGTTGAGCCAAGAAGGTGATATCTCGGACGAAGGTTTCGTCAACTCCTTCGTGCGGGACATCGCCAACAGCTTTGGGCGCATCGACTACTCCGTCAGCTGCGCCGGGATCCTGGGCGAATCGCTGCGGTCCCACgagacgtcgacggccgccttcgATCTCATCACCCGAGTCAACTACAAGGGCAGCTGGCTGGTATCGCGTGCCGTCCTGAGCCACATGCTGAAGCAGAAACCGCATGAGGATCATCCGGGCCAGCGAggcgccatcgtcaacatcGCCAGCCAACTAGGCGTCGTGGCGCGGCCTGCGGCAG CCCCCTACTGCGCGTCAAAGGCAGCCATAATCAACATGACCCGATCAGACGCCATCGATTACTCTCAGGATGGAATCAGGGTCAACTGCGTTTGCCCGGGCGTGATTGCcacgccgatgacgacggcgtccgaGGAACTGGTCCAGAGGCTGAGGCCTGCGATTGATATTGCCCCCATGAAGCGGATGGGGACACCCGAAGAAGTCGCCAACGCCGTACTGTTTCTGTGTTCAAGCCAAGCTTCCTTTGTCCAAGGGCACGCACTGGTGGTCGACGGAGGCTACACTATCAACTAG